A window from Proteiniborus sp. DW1 encodes these proteins:
- a CDS encoding sigma 54-interacting transcriptional regulator, whose amino-acid sequence MRSHEFEKLLLQKILQHIDVGIHVVDADGKTIFYNESMAKLEGIEREKVINRQLLELFPSLNEHTSTLLSVVNTGQKIIDRTQTYLNYKGKKITTINTTIPIKKDKTILGALEIARNVTNIQKLSEQLVDLQAELIGEQEKKVSYYDNKYRFEDLIGYNESFVRAVDIARKARNSNSSVLIYGETGSGKELFAQSIHYDGSRKNKPFIGQNCAALPESLLEGILFGTVKGSFTGAVDRPGLFEQANGGTLLLDEINSMGVSLQAKLLRVLQEGYIRRVGGLKEIPIDVRIIATTNENPIESINKGTIRKDLFYRLNVISINVPPLRERKDDIKLLCAHFIKRFNKLFNKDVWVISQDMMQNFMKHSWPGNVRELENLIEGAMNLIPKDEHVLKNEHFYGFVPSALEDESNYNDIIHSRKPLTEIMESIERKLIQKALDEAGYSISEAARILKIKRQTLQHKIKKYEIPL is encoded by the coding sequence ATGAGGTCTCATGAGTTTGAAAAGCTATTACTGCAAAAAATTTTGCAGCATATAGATGTAGGGATTCATGTAGTAGATGCTGATGGCAAAACAATATTTTATAATGAATCAATGGCTAAACTAGAAGGCATAGAAAGAGAAAAAGTTATTAATAGGCAGTTACTAGAATTATTTCCTAGTCTAAACGAGCATACAAGTACTTTATTAAGTGTTGTCAATACTGGACAAAAAATAATCGATAGAACTCAGACATATCTAAATTATAAAGGTAAAAAAATCACTACTATAAATACAACTATCCCTATTAAAAAGGACAAAACCATCCTAGGAGCTTTGGAAATTGCGAGAAATGTTACAAACATTCAAAAGCTATCTGAACAATTGGTAGATTTACAAGCAGAGCTAATAGGGGAACAAGAAAAAAAAGTCTCATATTATGACAATAAATATAGATTTGAAGATTTAATAGGTTATAATGAAAGTTTTGTAAGAGCTGTAGATATAGCTAGAAAGGCAAGGAATTCTAATTCTAGTGTTCTTATTTATGGAGAAACAGGTTCTGGAAAAGAGCTTTTTGCTCAAAGTATACACTATGATGGAAGCAGAAAAAATAAGCCATTTATAGGACAAAACTGTGCAGCTTTACCGGAATCCTTATTGGAGGGAATTTTGTTTGGTACAGTAAAAGGGAGTTTCACTGGTGCAGTAGATAGACCTGGTTTATTTGAGCAGGCTAATGGAGGTACGTTATTATTAGACGAAATAAACTCAATGGGCGTTTCTCTACAAGCAAAGCTCCTCAGGGTACTTCAAGAAGGTTATATTAGAAGGGTTGGAGGTTTAAAAGAAATCCCTATAGATGTGAGAATAATAGCTACCACTAATGAAAACCCTATTGAGTCAATAAATAAAGGGACCATTAGGAAAGACCTTTTTTATAGGCTCAATGTAATATCAATTAATGTTCCACCTTTAAGGGAAAGAAAAGATGATATAAAACTTTTATGCGCACACTTCATAAAAAGGTTTAACAAATTATTCAATAAAGATGTTTGGGTCATTTCACAGGATATGATGCAAAACTTTATGAAACATTCTTGGCCAGGAAATGTTCGAGAACTTGAAAATCTTATTGAAGGTGCAATGAATCTGATTCCTAAGGATGAACACGTTTTGAAAAATGAACATTTTTATGGATTTGTACCTAGTGCGCTAGAAGATGAATCTAATTATAATGATATAATTCATTCGCGCAAACCATTAACGGAAATAATGGAATCCATAGAGAGAAAATTGATACAAAAGGCTTTGGACGAAGCTGGATATAGCATTTCTGAAGCTGCAAGGATTCTAAAAATAAAAAGACAAACGTTACAACATAAAATAAAAAAATATGAAATACCTTTATAA
- the pgeF gene encoding peptidoglycan editing factor PgeF has product MNENIGFELREINGLEYYIIPSFDETGLVKHGFTTRIGGISPEPFNTLNLGIKTEDKKENVMKNFQKISDAFNVSIEKIVLSDQVHGTTIRIITEEDAGKGLVKPLDYKEVDGLLTNVKDLMLLTFYADCVPLFYLDKVKKVVGVAHAGWKGTVARIGEKMINTMKDMYGSNPEDILVGIGPSIGACCYTVRKDVYDRFKENLSSIEDVLMRETTSTWKLDLWNANKKILEENGVLSRNITISELCTSCNNHKFFSYRKDNGKTGRMAAIIQLK; this is encoded by the coding sequence GTGAATGAAAATATAGGCTTTGAGTTAAGAGAAATAAATGGACTTGAGTATTATATAATCCCTAGCTTTGATGAAACAGGACTAGTTAAACATGGGTTTACTACTAGAATTGGTGGTATAAGCCCTGAGCCTTTTAATACCTTAAATTTAGGTATAAAAACTGAAGATAAAAAAGAAAATGTAATGAAGAATTTTCAAAAAATATCAGATGCTTTTAATGTTTCAATAGAAAAAATAGTGTTATCAGACCAAGTACATGGAACAACTATTAGAATAATTACTGAAGAGGATGCTGGTAAAGGTTTGGTTAAACCTTTAGACTATAAAGAAGTTGATGGGCTTTTAACTAATGTAAAAGATCTAATGCTTCTGACCTTTTACGCTGACTGTGTTCCACTATTTTATCTCGATAAAGTGAAAAAAGTAGTGGGAGTTGCTCATGCAGGTTGGAAGGGAACTGTGGCAAGGATAGGTGAGAAAATGATTAATACAATGAAAGATATGTATGGTTCGAATCCTGAAGATATATTAGTAGGAATAGGTCCTTCTATAGGGGCATGTTGTTATACAGTTAGAAAAGATGTATATGATAGATTTAAAGAAAATTTATCATCTATTGAAGATGTTCTTATGAGAGAGACTACAAGCACATGGAAACTAGATTTATGGAATGCAAATAAAAAGATATTAGAGGAAAACGGGGTATTAAGTAGAAATATAACCATATCTGAATTATGTACTAGCTGTAATAACCATAAATTCTTTTCTTATAGAAAAGATAATGGCAAAACAGGAAGAATGGCCGCTATTATACAGCTTAAATAA
- the ortA gene encoding 2-amino-4-oxopentanoate thiolase subunit OrtA produces MNIVEIARKGDWVRIHNIVLTPDQRASQVPEDTRSVPLEIWTKGFLLDDEAKIGDEVNIETYIGRKVSGKLIEINPYYEHDFGKCVPELLYIGKQLRDILEGGEENE; encoded by the coding sequence GTGAATATAGTGGAAATTGCAAGAAAAGGTGATTGGGTAAGAATACATAATATTGTATTGACTCCTGACCAGAGAGCATCACAGGTGCCAGAAGACACTAGAAGTGTCCCTCTTGAAATATGGACTAAGGGTTTTCTTCTTGACGATGAGGCTAAGATAGGAGATGAAGTAAATATAGAAACCTATATTGGCAGGAAAGTATCTGGTAAATTAATAGAGATAAATCCTTATTATGAACATGATTTTGGGAAATGTGTTCCAGAGCTATTATATATAGGTAAGCAGTTAAGGGACATTCTTGAAGGTGGTGAGGAAAATGAATAA
- the ord gene encoding 2,4-diaminopentanoate dehydrogenase, protein MDNVKVVIWGFGAMGSGMARMLLKKKGVEIVGVCDLDPNKVGKSIYEVLGTESEGRPEVIIKNKIEEVLTEKCCDICLCATDSFTKNAFPKLKYALEKKVNVISTAEEMAYPYAQSPELAKELDNIAKENGVTVLGTGINPGLIMDLLVVCLTGCMIDVEHIEAKRVNSLSPFGPAVMEEQGVGLTVEEFEKGVADGTLAGHVGFPESIQMIARAIGWEVEKIEQQMKPIVTSVDRKSPFGFAKAGDVAGVNMTGQGYVNGEVKIDMIHPQQIEPEMEGTYTGDYITIKGTPEVNMAIKPEVEGGLGTIAMCVNMIPHVINAEPGLKTMIDLPVPRAIMGDMRDLIRK, encoded by the coding sequence ATGGATAATGTAAAAGTAGTTATTTGGGGGTTTGGTGCCATGGGTAGTGGAATGGCAAGGATGCTTTTAAAGAAAAAAGGCGTAGAGATTGTTGGGGTTTGCGACTTAGACCCAAATAAAGTAGGTAAAAGTATTTATGAAGTATTAGGTACTGAAAGTGAAGGTAGACCAGAAGTAATCATTAAAAACAAAATAGAGGAAGTTTTAACTGAGAAATGCTGTGATATTTGCTTGTGTGCTACTGATTCCTTTACTAAGAATGCTTTCCCTAAATTAAAATATGCACTAGAAAAGAAGGTCAATGTAATATCAACTGCAGAAGAAATGGCATATCCATATGCTCAAAGTCCAGAATTAGCTAAGGAACTTGATAATATAGCTAAGGAAAACGGTGTCACAGTTTTAGGTACAGGAATAAATCCAGGATTAATAATGGACCTATTAGTAGTATGCTTAACAGGATGTATGATTGATGTAGAGCATATAGAGGCGAAGCGTGTAAACAGCTTGTCACCATTTGGACCTGCTGTAATGGAAGAACAGGGAGTTGGATTAACAGTAGAGGAATTTGAAAAAGGGGTAGCAGACGGCACATTAGCAGGACATGTTGGATTCCCAGAGTCCATACAGATGATTGCAAGAGCAATAGGATGGGAAGTTGAAAAAATAGAACAGCAAATGAAACCTATAGTAACTAGCGTTGATAGAAAATCTCCATTTGGATTTGCTAAGGCTGGAGATGTAGCTGGTGTAAATATGACAGGGCAAGGATATGTAAATGGAGAAGTTAAAATAGATATGATACATCCACAGCAAATAGAGCCAGAAATGGAAGGTACTTATACTGGAGACTACATAACAATAAAAGGCACTCCTGAAGTAAATATGGCTATTAAACCAGAAGTAGAGGGTGGATTAGGTACTATAGCTATGTGTGTTAATATGATTCCTCATGTTATAAACGCAGAACCAGGACTAAAGACAATGATAGACTTACCAGTTCCAAGAGCAATTATGGGGGATATGAGAGATTTAATTAGAAAGTAG
- a CDS encoding ornithine aminomutase subunit alpha gives MKRKDDFETRRQHLKDLSEEQLEARFWELAEKIVNPLVELAEKHTSPSIERSVLLRMGFSSIEATAIVNGAIDRGLLGKGVGHLVYRLSKDYSLSIREAGLKLAEGQMWDEIMKIFAGGEK, from the coding sequence ATGAAAAGAAAAGATGACTTTGAAACTAGAAGACAGCATTTAAAAGACTTATCAGAAGAACAACTAGAAGCACGCTTTTGGGAGTTAGCTGAGAAAATAGTAAATCCGCTTGTAGAGCTAGCTGAAAAACATACTAGTCCATCTATAGAGAGGTCAGTACTACTTAGAATGGGTTTTTCTAGTATAGAAGCTACTGCCATTGTTAATGGGGCTATAGATAGAGGATTGTTGGGCAAAGGGGTAGGACATTTAGTATATAGATTGTCTAAAGACTATAGTTTAAGTATTAGGGAAGCAGGGTTAAAACTTGCAGAAGGTCAGATGTGGGATGAGATTATGAAGATATTTGCAGGAGGTGAAAAATAA
- the oraE gene encoding D-ornithine 4,5-aminomutase subunit OraE: MKLKPNEKLNISNILENLENYRPRRRGWHWREGVGQKRQIGKFEYYDTSENLDQSQPLPSAHYFDDIDPQPDSVITTEIASGRFEDDIRRMRMAAWHGADHLMVIRTAGQSHFDGLIEGTPQGIGGIPITRKQVRAQRKALDLIEDEVGRPINYHSYVSGVAGPEIAVMFAEEGVNGAHQDPQYNVLYRNINMIRSFVDAAVAKKVMAWADMAQIDGAHNANATAREAWKVMPELMVQHAINSMYSVKIGMKKENICLSTVPPTAPPAPCMRIDLPYAVALRELFKEYKMRAQQNTKYMGSSTREATVTHTLNLLISKLTRADIQSTITPDEGRNVPWHIYNIEGTNTAKQALIGMDGLAEMVEIKRDGGELADKVRELKERAILFMEEMLEVGGYFKAVEEGFFVDSGYYPERNGDGIVRKIDGGIGVGTVYEREHDYMAPVTAHFGYNNIAQYDENAVDNPSVLIGGCTFEDPDKIIYIDELDETDNVNVRMEETRELRETTKIKPEMEWQGDGIIQITLFLPTDERTAEFAAIEIGKKLGLEDVEVIHKEIMQAAEGTRIELKGRVPFTIDTSKLVIPPKPEVMSDDEIRKEIEARPMKIVAGTVGEDEHSVGLREIIDIKHGGIEGYGIECHYLGTSVPVEKLIDAAIELNADAILASTIISHDDIHYKNMRRIHELCVEKGIRDRIIIACGGTQVSNELAVEQGVDAGFGRGTKGVHVATFLVKKRREMLNEN; the protein is encoded by the coding sequence ATGAAACTAAAGCCTAATGAAAAGCTAAACATATCAAATATATTAGAAAATCTTGAAAACTATAGACCTAGAAGAAGAGGTTGGCATTGGAGAGAGGGTGTAGGACAAAAAAGACAGATAGGAAAATTCGAGTACTATGATACATCTGAAAATCTAGATCAGAGTCAACCTTTGCCTTCTGCTCATTATTTTGATGATATTGATCCACAGCCAGATTCTGTTATTACTACTGAAATTGCATCAGGCAGATTTGAGGATGACATCAGAAGAATGAGAATGGCTGCATGGCACGGTGCAGACCACTTAATGGTTATTAGAACTGCAGGACAAAGCCATTTTGATGGACTAATTGAAGGAACGCCTCAGGGTATAGGAGGTATACCTATTACTAGAAAGCAAGTTAGAGCGCAAAGAAAAGCTCTTGATTTAATAGAAGACGAGGTTGGAAGACCAATTAATTACCATTCCTATGTTAGTGGAGTAGCAGGCCCTGAAATAGCAGTTATGTTTGCAGAAGAAGGAGTAAATGGTGCTCATCAAGACCCACAATACAATGTTCTATATAGAAATATTAATATGATTAGGTCTTTTGTAGATGCTGCAGTGGCTAAAAAAGTAATGGCTTGGGCTGATATGGCTCAAATTGATGGAGCTCACAATGCAAATGCTACAGCTAGAGAAGCATGGAAGGTTATGCCAGAGCTTATGGTACAGCATGCTATTAACTCTATGTATTCTGTAAAGATAGGTATGAAGAAAGAGAACATATGTCTATCTACTGTACCTCCAACAGCACCACCAGCTCCTTGTATGAGAATTGACTTGCCTTATGCAGTTGCCCTTAGAGAGCTATTTAAAGAATATAAGATGAGAGCTCAGCAGAATACTAAGTATATGGGCTCTTCAACAAGAGAGGCTACAGTAACACATACTCTTAATCTACTGATTTCAAAGCTTACTAGAGCAGATATTCAATCTACTATAACTCCTGATGAAGGAAGAAATGTTCCATGGCATATATATAACATAGAAGGTACTAATACAGCTAAACAGGCTTTAATAGGTATGGATGGACTTGCTGAAATGGTAGAAATAAAAAGAGATGGTGGAGAGCTTGCTGATAAGGTCAGAGAATTGAAAGAAAGAGCTATACTATTTATGGAAGAAATGCTTGAAGTGGGAGGATACTTTAAAGCTGTAGAAGAAGGATTCTTCGTAGACTCAGGATATTATCCTGAAAGAAATGGAGATGGTATTGTTAGAAAGATTGATGGAGGTATTGGTGTAGGCACAGTATATGAAAGAGAACATGACTACATGGCGCCAGTTACTGCTCATTTTGGATATAACAATATAGCACAATATGATGAGAATGCAGTAGATAACCCATCAGTTCTTATTGGAGGATGTACATTTGAAGACCCAGACAAGATAATATATATTGATGAACTAGATGAAACTGACAATGTAAATGTAAGAATGGAAGAAACAAGAGAGTTAAGAGAAACAACAAAAATAAAGCCTGAAATGGAATGGCAAGGTGATGGCATAATTCAGATAACGTTATTCTTACCAACTGACGAGAGAACTGCTGAATTTGCGGCTATTGAAATAGGTAAAAAATTAGGCCTTGAAGATGTGGAAGTTATTCATAAAGAAATAATGCAAGCAGCAGAAGGTACAAGAATAGAATTAAAGGGAAGAGTACCATTTACAATAGATACAAGCAAGCTTGTAATACCACCAAAGCCAGAGGTTATGTCAGATGATGAAATAAGAAAAGAGATAGAAGCTCGTCCAATGAAAATAGTAGCTGGAACAGTAGGCGAAGATGAGCACTCTGTTGGATTAAGAGAGATAATAGATATTAAACATGGTGGAATAGAAGGATATGGTATAGAATGTCACTATCTTGGAACTTCAGTACCTGTTGAAAAACTGATAGATGCAGCTATAGAGCTAAACGCAGATGCTATACTTGCTTCAACAATTATTAGCCATGATGATATTCATTATAAAAATATGAGAAGAATTCATGAGCTATGTGTAGAGAAAGGTATAAGAGATAGAATTATTATAGCTTGTGGTGGAACACAGGTATCTAATGAGTTAGCTGTAGAACAGGGAGTAGACGCAGGATTTGGAAGAGGAACCAAGGGAGTACATGTAGCTACTTTTCTTGTTAAAAAAAGAAGGGAAATGTTGAATGAGAATTAA
- the ortB gene encoding 2-amino-4-oxopentanoate thiolase subunit OrtB, whose translation MNKDISYDAVMARKKEIMKQAIGIDYDKFETGGIAFDYERMMRETGYTLQEMQEIQSKTGVGNTPILELKNLTKLARKLAPKGKGARIFIKDEAANPSGSFKARRAAISVYHAKKLGYKGVIAATSGNYGAGVASQAAMRGLKCIVVQECYDSKGVGQPEIVEKARKCEALGAEVVQLSVGPELFYTFLRLLEDTGYFNASLYTPFGIAGVETLGYEIAMQFRAREGRDPDVVVATNAGGGNLTGTARGLIKAGALNTQIVGASVNLKGLHMASDKQFNRKSFTTGHTGFGIPFSTWPDRSDVPRSAGRPLRYLDRYVTVNQGEVFYITEALAQIEGIERGPAGNTSLAAAFSIAQELDQDKIVLVQETEYTGAGKHIQPQLTFARENGIQIIIGNPEDEIPGENIILPEHPGLIKARDLDLNKLRRSYIKNCIDIMNVSSFSEEDIQFLAEDSKSNTDFVISTLKELGIDI comes from the coding sequence ATGAATAAGGATATAAGCTACGATGCAGTTATGGCTAGAAAGAAAGAGATTATGAAACAAGCTATAGGTATCGATTACGATAAGTTTGAAACTGGGGGAATAGCCTTTGACTATGAGAGAATGATGAGAGAAACAGGCTATACATTACAAGAAATGCAAGAAATACAAAGTAAGACAGGAGTAGGAAATACTCCAATACTAGAGCTAAAAAACCTCACTAAACTAGCTAGGAAATTAGCTCCTAAAGGAAAGGGGGCTAGAATATTCATAAAAGATGAAGCAGCAAATCCATCAGGAAGCTTCAAGGCTAGAAGAGCAGCCATAAGCGTTTATCATGCAAAGAAACTAGGCTATAAAGGCGTTATAGCTGCTACAAGTGGTAACTATGGAGCTGGAGTAGCTAGTCAAGCTGCCATGAGAGGACTTAAATGTATTGTTGTTCAAGAATGTTATGATTCGAAAGGCGTTGGTCAGCCTGAAATAGTTGAAAAGGCTAGAAAGTGTGAGGCGCTAGGCGCTGAAGTAGTTCAATTATCAGTAGGTCCAGAGCTTTTTTACACATTTTTAAGACTGTTAGAAGATACTGGGTACTTTAATGCATCGTTGTATACTCCTTTTGGTATTGCAGGTGTGGAAACATTGGGCTATGAGATAGCTATGCAATTTAGAGCAAGAGAAGGGAGAGACCCGGATGTGGTAGTGGCAACTAATGCAGGAGGAGGAAACCTAACAGGAACTGCTAGGGGGCTAATTAAAGCAGGTGCACTCAATACACAAATTGTCGGTGCCAGTGTAAATCTGAAAGGTCTGCATATGGCAAGTGATAAACAGTTTAATAGAAAATCATTTACCACTGGGCATACTGGTTTTGGAATACCATTTTCTACTTGGCCAGATCGTTCTGATGTGCCTAGGTCAGCAGGAAGACCTCTTAGATACTTAGATAGATATGTTACAGTAAATCAAGGTGAAGTATTCTACATAACAGAGGCATTAGCTCAGATAGAAGGGATAGAGAGAGGTCCTGCAGGCAATACATCTTTGGCAGCAGCATTTTCAATTGCACAGGAACTAGATCAAGATAAAATAGTCTTAGTACAGGAAACTGAATATACTGGTGCAGGTAAGCATATACAGCCTCAACTTACTTTTGCTAGAGAAAATGGAATCCAGATTATTATTGGAAATCCTGAAGATGAAATTCCAGGAGAAAATATTATATTACCGGAACATCCAGGACTAATAAAGGCAAGAGATTTGGACTTAAATAAACTTAGAAGATCCTATATTAAAAACTGTATAGATATTATGAATGTGAGCTCTTTCTCAGAAGAAGATATTCAATTTTTAGCTGAAGATAGCAAATCTAATACAGATTTCGTTATCAGTACATTAAAAGAACTAGGAATAGATATTTAA